Sequence from the Osmia bicornis bicornis chromosome 13, iOsmBic2.1, whole genome shotgun sequence genome:
CtcattcattttattctaattGTTGGTAATAAATTTACCCATTACATTATGAATCATGTCTATTATTTGAGACTTATTATATGGGTTCATATGTGGACATACATAAATGATAATTTGATGACTGTCATAATTGTATTTATGTCTTTACATTATTGCTTCTTTCATAGGATGTGTTCCTTAATATGCCTGTAAGTTTACTGCATTTTTCTGATGCTAATATATATGGTTTATCAGTACTACATCATGCTTCAAAAAACAAGATTCATGCGAGCAGTAGCTTTATATTCAAACAAATATGTATATAGTCgccaatttttatttagagtTATGTTGTGAgtttatattacaaaatcGAGTGTGCCTGTTGAAATACTAACAATTTATATAACACACCCACGTATCTCCTTATATGACCAAAACATTTAGttatatttgatttattgTATTTTGTTGCCACAGGATTTAATGGTTGGGGATGAagcaagtaaacttcgttcTATGTTGGAGATTAGTTATCCAATGCAAAATGGAATTGTTAGGTGTGTATGTGAATGTACCTAATCTGCATgcattttgaaatattaaattattaaaatgctTAATAGAAACTGGGAGGACATGTGTCATGTGTGGGATTACACATTTGGAAAGGAAAAGATGAATATTAATCCTAGAGAGTGTAAAATTTTGTTAACAGAACCACCAATGAATCCTATCACAAATCGAGAAAAAATGATCGAGGTAATACATCATTGTAGATGTAAATTTTTCGTACAAAAAGAATTGAACAtcatatgaaataattttaggTAATGTTTGAAAAGTATGGCTTTGCTGGAACATACATTGCAATTCAGGCAGTACTTACACTGTATGCTCAAGGATTGATTAGCGGTGTTGTGGTAGATTCTGGGGACGGTGTTACTCATATTTGTCCTGTATTTGAAGAATATGCTTTACCTCATCTTACGCGACGGCTAGATATAGCTGGTCGAGATATTACGatgtatttaattaaacttctatTGTTACGTGGCTATGCGTTTAATCATTCTGCTGACTTTGAAACAGTTAGAatgttgaaagaaaaattatgttaTATCGGATACAATATTGAAACTGAAGAAAAATTAGCACTTGAAACGACCGTTTTAGTAGAATCATATACTGTAAGTATACACGATTGATGTATAATATAAAGTTTTTGTAATGGACAGtagaattaaatttctaaagagTAATAATCAAATCTTTTTAGCTTCCTGATGGAAGGGTAATCAAAGTAGGTGGTGAAAGATTTGCAGCACCAGAAGCTTTATTTCAACCTCATTTAATAAATGTTGAAGCTCAAGGAATTGCTGAATTAGTATTTAGTACTATTCAGGCAGCTGATATTGATATAAGGAGTGAATTATATAAACACATTGTTCTAAGTGGCGGTAGTACAATGTACCCAGGACTTCCATCTAGGCTTGAAAGAGAAATTAAACAACTTTATCTACAAAGAGTATTAAAGAATGATACCTcgaaattaaatgtaaatgcTTGGAtatcaattttgacattaattcgGATGAATGTTTGTTTACCGTTTGATATCTTTTCAGaaatttaagattaaaatCGAAGATTCGCCAAGACGTAAAGATATGGTTTTCATGGGTGGTGCTGTATTAGCGGAAATAACAAAGGATCGAGATTCAGTATGGATAACGAGAGAAGAATATGAAGAAAAGGGTCTTAGTGTATTAAAAAAGTTAGGTTCTTATGAATCATAAGGACATAGTCATTgaaagatagaaaagaaatatgcattttttttaaatatttaaagtcATTCGAAAGTTAGGTGCAAAGTGTTTATATTTTACTTgtacaaataatttatactAAATTATTTGTTTCAAGCAAATATAAGCCACAATTATAGTTGAGAAGTATGTAACGTAgtattgtaaatttaaaaatgttaaaaattttttaaatgaaatttcattctatAAGTATAATTCGTTAAATTCGACTAATACATTGATTTAAACTTGTAACTAATCTCGGGAATATTCCATATCTCATATTGGAATAATTATTCTGATACACGTAATACATTTCCAGACGATATACATTGTAAATATATTTGTTACAGATACTTCcttttttatgaaattaaaccttttaattaacaaacatACATTACGAATTGTGAATAACTGcatgtttaattttttcaggttacaataattttatataattcatGTGTTGTGTATAAATACAGTATCAAATGAAGTAGGATTACCTTGGGAAAACGACGCTTCCACCCCATAACGCCTAGAGGAAAGGGTAAGCTTTCGGGAAAGGTCAGGAACTCTGAAATCCCGAAGAAGCTTACGGAGAGGGGTGGCTTCGCCGTTTTCTCTGGAAAagcctactttgctcgatTCTATGCATTCATAAAAAACCAGTTTGTTAATATAATggctaaaattaaataattgaaattgtaaatatcATAATAGCGTTAGATTTTACAATCTTTTATGGACAAACATTTTatcctaaaaaaaaaaattatttaaaatattaactataatttcaattataacattttttagTACATGATACATTTTTTGAGTCAAATTGATAACTAACCATTTTTGAGAAATACTTTCGATTTTGGCCATTactataatttataacaattagTTCGTAAGAAAGCAAAAAACATTTATATACCTCTGTATCCTCTTTTAGTGGTTTTAAAGTGGATTAATAGTTAAATGTTAACATATTCCGTATGTTTTAAGATATGTATGAGAAATcatgtattaaatttcaaaagtCAGAGATTAGTAGAACTAAATTAAAACTTTCGGACTCTTAAACATAGAGGGTATGAGGTAACATTACGTATgatgtatatataaaatataagatgaattttttaaattttagttAAGTAATTTGTAGAAATAAACTTATTtcttatgaaaatttttccacTAATTTTAAAACCCTgtacatatttaattattaaaattgtacaGCATATAAGCATTTTTTAGTTGCAAAAATGAAGTTAAAGACATTTAATTCAAAGTTTGTAAATACTGCTATCAAACAAAATGTTAAGGAAATTTGTTCAGAGTAATGAATACTATATGTTTACAGCAAATCTACAACAGTCTTTATTATGTTTCTTGATTTGACCTTCATATCGTGTATCACGCAcacattttatatatatataaataaaaataacaatataatttgtattatattattcgtTCAACGAGAGAACAC
This genomic interval carries:
- the LOC114873576 gene encoding actin-related protein 2 isoform X1; translation: MDSKGRKIIVCDNGTGFVKCGYAGANFPAHIFPSIVGRPIIRAVNKIGDIDVKQEYCIRDLMVGDEASKLRSMLEISYPMQNGIVRNWEDMCHVWDYTFGKEKMNINPRECKILLTEPPMNPITNREKMIEVMFEKYGFAGTYIAIQAVLTLYAQGLISGVVVDSGDGVTHICPVFEEYALPHLTRRLDIAGRDITMYLIKLLLLRGYAFNHSADFETVRMLKEKLCYIGYNIETEEKLALETTVLVESYTLPDGRVIKVGGERFAAPEALFQPHLINVEAQGIAELVFSTIQAADIDIRSELYKHIVLSGGSTMYPGLPSRLEREIKQLYLQRVLKNDTSKLNKFKIKIEDSPRRKDMVFMGGAVLAEITKDRDSVWITREEYEEKGLSVLKKLGSYES
- the LOC114873576 gene encoding actin-related protein 2 isoform X2 yields the protein MDSKGRKIIVCDNGTGFVKCGYAGANFPAHIFPSIVGRPIIRAVNKIGDIDVKDLMVGDEASKLRSMLEISYPMQNGIVRNWEDMCHVWDYTFGKEKMNINPRECKILLTEPPMNPITNREKMIEVMFEKYGFAGTYIAIQAVLTLYAQGLISGVVVDSGDGVTHICPVFEEYALPHLTRRLDIAGRDITMYLIKLLLLRGYAFNHSADFETVRMLKEKLCYIGYNIETEEKLALETTVLVESYTLPDGRVIKVGGERFAAPEALFQPHLINVEAQGIAELVFSTIQAADIDIRSELYKHIVLSGGSTMYPGLPSRLEREIKQLYLQRVLKNDTSKLNKFKIKIEDSPRRKDMVFMGGAVLAEITKDRDSVWITREEYEEKGLSVLKKLGSYES